Proteins encoded together in one Janthinobacterium tructae window:
- a CDS encoding sigma-70 family RNA polymerase sigma factor: MPLTKLMPIAQPSLQQQVQSLYSEHHGWLLGWLRKKLSCPHGAADVAQDTFVRIIASRDALFGMREPRAYLSTTAKRLLLDRARRQILERSYLAELALLADSLPGAPSPDEILMAVQALGQIATALDGLSSKAREAFLLHYLEEQSQATVAAQLNVSTRMVQKYLVQALLACRHACPAMAA, encoded by the coding sequence ATGCCATTGACTAAGCTTATGCCCATCGCCCAGCCCAGCCTGCAACAGCAAGTGCAGTCACTCTACAGCGAGCATCACGGCTGGCTGCTCGGCTGGCTGCGCAAAAAACTCAGCTGCCCGCATGGCGCGGCCGATGTGGCGCAAGATACGTTTGTGCGCATCATCGCCTCGCGCGACGCGCTGTTCGGCATGCGCGAACCGCGCGCCTACTTGTCCACCACGGCAAAGCGCTTGCTGCTCGACCGCGCGCGCCGGCAAATACTCGAGCGTAGCTACCTGGCGGAACTGGCCCTGCTGGCCGACAGCCTGCCCGGCGCGCCATCGCCGGACGAGATCCTGATGGCCGTGCAGGCGCTCGGGCAGATCGCCACGGCGCTGGACGGATTGTCCAGCAAGGCACGCGAAGCCTTTCTGCTGCACTACCTGGAAGAGCAATCGCAGGCCACCGTGGCGGCGCAACTGAACGTCTCCACGCGCATGGTGCAAAAATACCTGGTGCAAGCCTTGCTGGCCTGCCGCCACGCCTGCCCGGCCATGGCGGCATGA
- a CDS encoding fumarylacetoacetate hydrolase family protein, which yields MSYVIPAAIQPSVPVTGSVDTFPVHRIYCVGRNYVDHAKEMGHTGREAPFFFMKPHDAVLPVPAGTTGELPYPAQTQDFQHEMELVVAIGKGGSDIGVADALSHVWGYAIGLDMTRRDVQGAAKKQGRPWETGKAFEHSAPIGPITPAALAGDVQHAAITLHVNGELRQSSSVDMLIWNVAETIADLSTYFTLQPGDLIYTGTPAGVAAVQRGDELVGAIDGLGTLRMKVV from the coding sequence ATGTCGTATGTCATTCCCGCCGCCATCCAGCCCAGCGTTCCCGTCACCGGCAGCGTTGATACTTTCCCGGTCCACCGTATCTATTGCGTGGGCCGCAACTATGTCGACCACGCCAAGGAAATGGGACACACGGGCCGCGAGGCGCCGTTTTTCTTCATGAAACCACACGACGCCGTGCTGCCCGTGCCAGCCGGCACGACGGGCGAGTTGCCTTATCCGGCGCAAACGCAGGATTTCCAGCACGAGATGGAACTGGTGGTGGCCATCGGCAAGGGCGGCAGCGACATCGGCGTGGCCGATGCGCTGAGCCATGTGTGGGGTTATGCGATCGGCCTGGACATGACGCGCCGCGACGTGCAGGGTGCGGCGAAAAAGCAGGGCCGTCCGTGGGAGACGGGCAAGGCCTTCGAGCACTCGGCCCCCATCGGCCCCATCACCCCGGCCGCGCTGGCGGGCGACGTCCAGCATGCCGCCATCACCCTGCACGTGAACGGTGAACTGCGTCAAAGCAGCAGCGTCGACATGCTGATCTGGAACGTGGCCGAGACCATCGCCGACCTGTCGACCTATTTCACCCTGCAGCCAGGCGACCTGATCTACACGGGCACGCCGGCCGGCGTGGCAGCCGTGCAGCGCGGCGACGAGCTGGTGGGGGCCATCGATGGCCTGGGCACCTTGCGCATGAAAGTGGTCTAA
- a CDS encoding 3-oxoacid CoA-transferase subunit B, translating to MAARVAADIHEGSVVNLGIGLPTLVANHLPAGAEIILHSENGVIGMGPAPAPGEEDYDLINAGKQPVTLLAGGSYFHHADSFAMMRGGHLDICVLGAFQVSATGDLANWHTGAPDAIPAVGGAMDLAIGAKKTWVMMELLTKTGESKLVLACSYPLTGIACVSRIYSDLAVLDLGPNGATVVELADGLSFAQLQALTAVPLTDAR from the coding sequence ATGGCGGCCAGGGTGGCGGCCGACATCCATGAAGGCAGTGTCGTGAACCTGGGCATCGGCTTGCCGACCCTGGTGGCGAATCACTTGCCGGCCGGCGCGGAGATCATCCTGCACAGCGAAAACGGCGTGATCGGCATGGGCCCCGCGCCGGCGCCGGGCGAGGAAGACTACGACCTGATCAATGCCGGCAAGCAGCCCGTCACGCTGCTGGCGGGCGGCAGCTATTTCCACCATGCCGACAGCTTCGCCATGATGCGCGGCGGCCACCTGGACATCTGCGTGCTGGGTGCGTTTCAAGTCTCTGCCACGGGCGACCTGGCCAACTGGCACACGGGCGCGCCGGATGCCATTCCCGCCGTGGGCGGGGCCATGGACCTGGCCATCGGCGCGAAAAAGACCTGGGTCATGATGGAATTGCTGACCAAGACCGGTGAAAGCAAGCTGGTGCTGGCCTGCAGCTATCCGCTTACGGGCATCGCCTGCGTCAGCCGCATCTACAGCGACCTGGCCGTGCTCGACCTGGGACCAAACGGCGCCACCGTCGTCGAGCTGGCCGATGGCTTGAGTTTTGCGCAACTGCAAGCGTTGACGGCCGTGCCGCTGACGGATGCCCGCTAA
- a CDS encoding thioredoxin family protein, whose translation MNDTYSVAQPRRAEIDALAGPALLEFGTGWCGHCRATQAPLAAAFAQHPGVPHIRVEDGPGRALGRSFRVKLWPTLIFLKDGQEVARLVRPLDSSEIERSFALIDA comes from the coding sequence ATGAACGACACGTATTCTGTAGCGCAACCCAGGCGCGCCGAGATCGACGCCCTGGCGGGGCCGGCCCTGCTGGAATTTGGCACGGGCTGGTGCGGCCACTGCCGTGCCACCCAGGCGCCGCTGGCCGCCGCGTTTGCGCAGCACCCCGGGGTGCCGCATATCCGCGTCGAAGACGGCCCTGGCCGCGCGCTGGGGCGTTCATTCCGGGTGAAACTGTGGCCGACCCTGATCTTTTTGAAAGATGGCCAGGAAGTGGCGCGCCTCGTGCGTCCGCTCGACAGCAGTGAAATTGAGCGGAGTTTTGCATTGATTGATGCATAG
- a CDS encoding TonB-dependent siderophore receptor yields the protein MSARIVNVSSPRALRTRLHPFALAALLLAGAGLHTQVLAQAAPAVASYAIPAGPLAGALNRYAQQAGVSIVIDSAKVQGLHTAGLQGRHAIEDGFAVLLRGSGYAIGKTATGYVLVAAPASAPTAAASAASAAERTMPSITIVGQAEQGATTEGSGSYTARKITLGKGEQAMKEMPQSVSVLTRQRLDDQGITDLREAVNNVTGVVGVHGVGPGVVITARGFQIDQWQYDGVPIDRNTYALGNWGQENMVIYDRLEVLRGASSLLEGTGSPGGSVNLVRKRPLATRQVAFTARAGSWDHYGAQLDVSTPLNADGSLRGRAIVDEDDSHSFIDQVWSRNRTVYAALDYDLGPATTLGLAVSNVNGRGRPMFVGLARYADGSELGLPRSTYTGADWNRSKVEQTTVNLDLEHHFNSQWTFKTAALGVNESTNSTHQRMAGTIKADGSGSMYGDFSTDFKNQKRGIDAFVRGKFDGLGIAQEVVVGASYVKFHSDDRYARAWTQGAQIFNIDHHRPWQDFDTIAARGVSSSSTYDMRQKGLYGTWNGQLTSHLKALLGGRFSWYDFVYAPMGGTADTTSVTAKFTPSAALMYALTPQWSTYASYAGVFQPQTNRNAAGQILKPITGDSYEAGVKGELLDGKVNTSLAIFRYEHKDRAVNDYAAGFACDGWYCSRASGKVRSQGLEAEVAGEVARGLQLSAGYAYTTTTYLDDPDNKGEVFSTWTPKHMLRLWSGYTLPGEWNKFSVGAGVNMQSHTLDFGRSFDVAGFSLWNARLAWQATPQLSLAVNVNNLFDKRYVIPSYNDTGGNNHFGDPRNVQLTLKYTPKW from the coding sequence ATGTCCGCTCGAATCGTTAACGTTTCCTCACCGCGCGCGCTGCGCACGCGGCTGCATCCATTCGCCCTGGCTGCCCTGCTGCTGGCCGGCGCCGGCCTGCACACCCAGGTGCTGGCCCAGGCCGCGCCGGCGGTCGCCAGCTACGCCATCCCCGCCGGTCCACTGGCCGGCGCCCTGAACCGCTATGCGCAGCAGGCAGGCGTGTCCATCGTTATCGACTCGGCCAAGGTGCAGGGGCTGCACACGGCCGGCCTGCAGGGCCGCCACGCCATCGAGGACGGCTTTGCCGTGCTGCTGCGCGGCAGCGGCTACGCCATCGGCAAGACGGCGACCGGCTATGTACTGGTGGCCGCGCCGGCGTCGGCCCCCACGGCGGCGGCCAGCGCCGCCTCGGCGGCCGAGCGCACCATGCCCTCGATTACCATCGTCGGCCAGGCCGAGCAAGGCGCCACCACGGAAGGCAGCGGCTCCTACACGGCGCGAAAAATCACCCTCGGCAAGGGCGAGCAAGCGATGAAGGAGATGCCGCAATCGGTCAGCGTGCTGACGCGCCAGCGCCTGGACGACCAGGGCATCACGGACTTGCGCGAGGCCGTCAACAACGTCACCGGCGTGGTGGGCGTGCATGGCGTGGGCCCGGGCGTGGTCATCACGGCGCGCGGCTTCCAGATCGACCAGTGGCAGTACGACGGCGTGCCGATCGACCGCAATACCTATGCGCTGGGTAACTGGGGCCAGGAAAACATGGTCATCTACGACCGCCTGGAAGTGCTGCGCGGCGCTTCCAGCCTGCTCGAAGGTACAGGCAGCCCTGGCGGCTCCGTCAACCTGGTGCGCAAGCGTCCGCTGGCCACGCGCCAGGTCGCGTTCACGGCCCGCGCCGGCTCGTGGGACCATTACGGCGCCCAGCTTGACGTCAGCACGCCGCTGAATGCGGACGGCAGCCTGCGCGGACGCGCCATCGTCGATGAAGACGACAGCCACTCCTTCATCGACCAGGTCTGGAGCAGGAACCGCACCGTGTATGCGGCGCTCGACTACGACCTCGGTCCCGCTACCACCCTGGGCCTGGCTGTGAGCAACGTCAACGGGCGTGGCCGCCCGATGTTCGTCGGCCTGGCGCGCTACGCCGACGGCAGCGAACTGGGACTGCCTCGTTCGACCTATACGGGCGCCGACTGGAACCGCAGCAAGGTGGAACAGACCACTGTCAACCTGGACCTGGAGCACCACTTCAACAGCCAGTGGACCTTCAAGACGGCCGCGCTGGGCGTCAATGAAAGCACCAATTCGACCCACCAGCGCATGGCCGGCACCATCAAGGCCGATGGCAGCGGTTCCATGTACGGCGACTTCTCCACCGATTTCAAGAACCAGAAGCGCGGCATCGACGCCTTTGTGCGCGGCAAATTCGATGGCCTGGGCATCGCGCAGGAAGTCGTCGTGGGCGCCAGCTATGTGAAGTTCCATTCCGACGACCGCTATGCGCGCGCCTGGACACAAGGCGCGCAGATCTTCAATATCGATCATCACCGCCCATGGCAGGATTTCGACACCATCGCCGCGCGCGGCGTGAGCTCCAGCAGCACCTACGACATGCGCCAGAAAGGCCTGTACGGCACCTGGAACGGCCAGCTGACAAGCCATCTGAAAGCCCTGCTGGGCGGGCGTTTCAGCTGGTATGACTTCGTGTATGCCCCAATGGGTGGCACAGCGGACACCACCAGCGTCACGGCCAAGTTCACGCCATCGGCAGCCCTGATGTATGCGCTGACGCCGCAATGGTCCACCTACGCCAGCTATGCGGGCGTGTTCCAGCCGCAGACGAACCGCAACGCGGCGGGCCAGATCCTCAAGCCGATCACGGGCGACAGCTACGAAGCGGGCGTCAAGGGCGAACTGCTGGACGGTAAAGTCAATACCTCGCTGGCCATCTTCCGCTACGAGCACAAGGACCGCGCCGTCAACGATTACGCGGCCGGTTTCGCCTGCGACGGCTGGTACTGCTCGCGCGCCTCGGGCAAGGTGCGCAGCCAGGGCCTGGAAGCGGAAGTGGCCGGCGAGGTGGCGCGCGGCCTGCAGCTGTCGGCCGGCTATGCCTATACGACGACGACCTATCTCGACGATCCCGACAACAAAGGCGAGGTCTTCTCGACCTGGACGCCAAAGCACATGCTGCGCCTGTGGTCCGGCTATACCCTGCCAGGTGAGTGGAACAAGTTCAGCGTCGGCGCCGGCGTGAACATGCAAAGCCATACGCTGGACTTCGGCCGCTCGTTCGACGTGGCCGGCTTCTCGCTGTGGAACGCGCGCCTGGCCTGGCAAGCCACGCCGCAGCTGTCGCTGGCCGTCAACGTCAACAACCTGTTCGACAAGCGCTATGTGATCCCGTCCTATAACGACACGGGCGGCAATAACCACTTTGGCGACCCGCGCAACGTGCAACTCACCCTGAAGTACACGCCGAAGTGGTAA
- a CDS encoding MFS family transporter, giving the protein MTSHDTPHDVAQLTSQQRIKAIIGASSGNLVEWFDFYIYSFCALYFSHAFFPSGNPTTQLLQTAGIFAAGFLMRPVGGWLFGRIADKYGRRQSMMISVLMMCGGSLMIAVLPTYETIGAFAPFLLLVARLFQGLSVGGEYGTSATYMSEVSESGKRGFFASFQYVTLIGGQLLALLVLVVLQQLLSLEELRAWGWRIPFVFGALAALVSLNLRKSLTETTTASERKDKDAGSLRGLLKHKRAFITVLGFTAGGSLVFYTFTTYMQKYLVNTAGMDTKTASAVMTCALLVYMILQPVFGALSDRIGRRTSMLFFGGLATLCVLPIMHALKDISSPYAAFGLIIIALAIISFYTSISGLIKAEMFPVEVRALGVGLSYAVANALFGGSAEYVALQFKAWHVEDYFYWYVTVMCLISFIVAIRMPDPSRSGLLK; this is encoded by the coding sequence ATGACATCCCACGATACTCCGCATGACGTTGCGCAGCTGACTTCCCAGCAGCGCATCAAGGCCATCATTGGCGCTTCCTCCGGTAACCTGGTCGAATGGTTCGACTTCTACATTTACTCGTTCTGCGCGCTGTACTTCTCGCACGCCTTCTTCCCTTCCGGTAACCCGACCACGCAACTGCTGCAGACGGCCGGCATCTTTGCCGCCGGCTTCCTCATGCGTCCCGTGGGCGGCTGGCTGTTCGGCCGCATCGCCGACAAATACGGCCGCCGCCAGTCGATGATGATTTCCGTGCTGATGATGTGCGGCGGTTCCTTGATGATCGCCGTGCTGCCCACGTATGAAACCATCGGCGCCTTCGCGCCGTTCCTGCTGCTGGTGGCGCGCCTGTTCCAGGGCCTGTCCGTGGGCGGCGAATACGGCACCAGCGCCACCTACATGAGCGAAGTGTCGGAATCGGGCAAGCGCGGCTTCTTCGCCTCGTTCCAGTACGTGACCCTGATCGGCGGCCAGTTGCTGGCGCTGCTGGTGTTGGTGGTCTTGCAGCAACTCTTGAGCCTGGAAGAATTGCGTGCCTGGGGCTGGCGCATCCCGTTTGTGTTTGGCGCCCTGGCGGCCCTGGTGTCGCTGAACCTGCGTAAATCCCTGACGGAAACAACCACCGCCAGCGAGCGCAAGGACAAGGATGCGGGCAGCCTGCGCGGCTTGCTCAAGCACAAGCGCGCCTTCATTACCGTGCTGGGCTTTACGGCCGGCGGCTCGCTGGTGTTCTACACGTTTACCACTTACATGCAGAAATACCTGGTCAACACGGCCGGCATGGATACCAAGACGGCCAGCGCCGTCATGACCTGCGCCTTGCTCGTCTACATGATTTTGCAACCGGTGTTCGGCGCCCTGTCCGACCGTATCGGCCGCCGCACCTCGATGCTGTTCTTCGGTGGCCTGGCCACGCTCTGCGTGCTGCCGATCATGCATGCCTTGAAAGACATCAGCAGCCCGTACGCGGCGTTTGGCCTGATCATCATCGCGCTGGCGATCATCAGCTTCTACACGTCGATCAGCGGCTTGATCAAGGCGGAAATGTTCCCCGTCGAAGTGCGCGCGCTGGGCGTGGGCCTGTCGTACGCGGTCGCCAACGCCCTGTTCGGCGGTTCGGCCGAATACGTGGCGCTGCAGTTCAAGGCCTGGCATGTGGAAGACTACTTCTACTGGTACGTGACCGTCATGTGCCTGATTTCCTTCATCGTCGCCATCCGCATGCCGGACCCGAGCCGCTCGGGACTGCTGAAGTAA
- the miaA gene encoding tRNA (adenosine(37)-N6)-dimethylallyltransferase MiaA — protein sequence MHNTPHLPLAVAIMGPTASGKTASALAIAQAIPSEIISVDSALVYRGMDIGTAKPSQEELAQVPHHLIDIIDPLDAYSVAQFRNDTLRLVSEICARGKLPLLVGGTMLYFKGLADGLDDLPGADPALRAQLEEDAAAIGWPAMHARLAQQDPITAARLAPQDAQRIGRALEIIALSGQPMSALLARREKTVLPFQLQSFALEPSDRAVLHARIAARFDLMLKDDALLDEVEGLRRRGDLHPGLPSMRCVGYRQAWEYLDGRIDRATLRETGIIATRQLAKRQLTWLRAMPERSVIDCLGADPASSMLAQIQPLMK from the coding sequence ATGCACAATACCCCACACCTCCCCCTGGCCGTCGCCATCATGGGCCCCACGGCCAGCGGCAAGACGGCCAGTGCGCTGGCCATCGCGCAAGCCATCCCGTCCGAGATCATTTCCGTCGATTCCGCCCTCGTTTACCGGGGCATGGATATTGGCACGGCCAAGCCGTCGCAAGAAGAACTGGCCCAGGTACCGCATCATCTGATCGACATCATCGACCCGCTCGATGCGTATTCCGTGGCGCAGTTCCGCAACGATACGCTGCGCCTGGTGAGCGAAATCTGCGCGCGCGGCAAGCTGCCACTGCTGGTCGGCGGCACCATGCTGTACTTCAAGGGACTCGCCGATGGCCTCGACGACTTGCCCGGCGCCGATCCTGCCTTGCGCGCCCAATTGGAGGAAGATGCAGCCGCCATCGGCTGGCCCGCCATGCATGCGCGTCTGGCGCAGCAAGACCCCATCACGGCCGCGCGCCTGGCGCCGCAGGACGCGCAGCGCATCGGCCGCGCGCTGGAAATCATCGCGCTGTCCGGCCAGCCCATGTCGGCCCTGCTGGCCCGGCGCGAAAAAACCGTGCTGCCATTTCAATTGCAATCGTTCGCGCTGGAACCGTCGGACCGCGCCGTGCTGCATGCGCGCATCGCCGCGCGCTTCGACCTCATGCTGAAAGACGACGCCCTGCTCGATGAAGTGGAAGGGTTGCGCCGGCGCGGCGACCTGCATCCGGGCCTGCCCTCGATGCGCTGCGTGGGCTACCGCCAGGCGTGGGAGTATCTCGATGGCCGCATCGACCGCGCCACCTTGCGCGAGACGGGCATCATCGCCACGCGCCAGCTGGCCAAACGGCAGCTGACCTGGCTGCGCGCCATGCCGGAACGCAGCGTCATCGATTGCCTGGGCGCTGATCCGGCCTCATCCATGCTGGCGCAGATCCAGCCGTTAATGAAATAA
- a CDS encoding MFS transporter translates to MSTPPKKNSPGTVLFASLIGTTIEFFDFYIYATAAVLVFPKLFFPAGDPSAAVLQSLATFAIAFFARPIGSAVFGHFGDRIGRKATLVAALLTMGISTVIIGLLPTYAAIGTLAPLLLALCRFGQGLGLGGEWGGAVLLATENAPPGKRAWYGMFPQLGAPIGFFLSGGIFLLLSETLTDEQFFSYGWRIPFLASALLVIVGLYVRLKITETPDFQKVIEKNEVVKLPVATVFRQHGRMLFLGTIIALATFVLFYLMTVFALSWGTTKLGFTRKEFLVVQLFAVLFFALTIPFSAVLADRRGRRATMIWVSVAIAIFGLVLAPMFGSGVTWEVTLFMAVGLGLMGMTYGPLGTMLSELFPPEVRYTGASLTFNLAGILGASLAPYIATWLATNHGLQYVGYYLSLAAVLTLGALLMVGKPRAGKEAWE, encoded by the coding sequence ATGAGCACCCCCCCCAAGAAAAATTCCCCCGGCACGGTGCTGTTCGCCAGCCTGATCGGCACCACCATCGAGTTCTTTGACTTTTATATCTACGCCACCGCTGCCGTGCTGGTGTTCCCGAAACTGTTCTTCCCAGCCGGCGACCCGTCGGCCGCCGTGCTGCAGTCGCTGGCCACGTTCGCCATCGCCTTCTTCGCGCGCCCCATCGGCTCGGCCGTGTTCGGCCACTTCGGCGACCGCATCGGCCGCAAGGCCACTCTCGTGGCGGCCTTGCTGACCATGGGTATTTCAACCGTCATCATCGGCTTGCTGCCGACGTATGCCGCCATCGGCACCCTGGCGCCGTTGCTGCTGGCGCTGTGCCGTTTCGGCCAGGGCCTGGGCCTGGGCGGAGAATGGGGCGGCGCGGTGCTGCTGGCCACGGAAAACGCGCCACCGGGCAAACGCGCCTGGTACGGCATGTTCCCGCAACTGGGCGCGCCGATCGGCTTCTTCCTGTCGGGCGGCATCTTCCTGCTGCTCAGCGAAACCCTGACCGATGAGCAATTCTTCAGCTATGGCTGGCGCATCCCCTTCCTGGCCAGCGCGCTGCTGGTCATCGTCGGCCTGTATGTGCGTCTGAAGATCACGGAAACACCGGACTTCCAGAAAGTCATCGAGAAGAACGAAGTCGTCAAACTGCCGGTCGCCACCGTGTTCCGCCAGCATGGCCGCATGCTGTTCCTGGGTACCATCATTGCCCTGGCCACCTTCGTGCTGTTCTACCTGATGACGGTGTTTGCCTTGAGCTGGGGTACGACCAAGCTGGGCTTCACGCGCAAGGAATTCCTTGTCGTGCAGCTGTTTGCCGTGCTGTTCTTTGCCTTGACGATTCCGTTTTCGGCCGTGCTGGCCGACCGCCGCGGCCGCCGCGCCACCATGATCTGGGTTTCCGTCGCCATCGCCATCTTCGGCCTGGTGCTGGCACCCATGTTCGGCTCGGGCGTGACCTGGGAAGTGACGCTCTTCATGGCTGTCGGCCTGGGCCTGATGGGCATGACCTACGGACCGCTGGGCACCATGCTGTCCGAGCTGTTCCCGCCCGAAGTGCGCTACACGGGCGCCTCGCTGACGTTCAACCTGGCGGGCATTTTGGGCGCCTCGCTGGCGCCGTACATCGCCACCTGGCTGGCCACCAACCATGGCTTGCAATATGTGGGCTATTACCTGTCGCTGGCCGCCGTGCTGACCCTGGGCGCGCTGCTGATGGTGGGCAAGCCGAGGGCAGGCAAGGAAGCGTGGGAATAA
- the pcaF gene encoding 3-oxoadipyl-CoA thiolase, whose product MTHAYICDAQRTPFGRYGGSLSGVRADDLGAVPIRALMARNPNVDWTFVTDVLYGCANQAGEDNRNVARMAALLAGLPDSVPGATLNRLCGSGLDAIGSAARFIKSGEAGLLIAGGVESMSRAPFVMGKADSAFARGMKMEDTTIGWRFINPLMKAQYGVDSMPETAENVASDFGISRADQDAFALASQVKALAAQQAGVFDSEICPVSIAQKKGEPIVVSRDEHPRATTLDTLAKLKPVVRADGTITAGNASGVNDGAAALLLADEANAVRFGLTPRARVVAMATAGVAPRIMGIGPAPATLKVLAMTGLSLADFDVIELNEAFAAQGLAVLRQLGLQDDDVRVNPNGGAIALGHPLGASGARLAMTAVNQLHRTGGRYALCTMCIGVGQGIALVLERV is encoded by the coding sequence ATGACCCACGCATACATTTGCGACGCCCAGCGCACGCCATTCGGCCGCTACGGCGGCAGCCTGTCCGGCGTGCGCGCTGACGACCTGGGCGCCGTGCCCATCCGTGCCTTGATGGCGCGCAATCCGAACGTGGACTGGACTTTTGTTACAGACGTGCTGTACGGCTGTGCCAACCAGGCGGGCGAGGACAACCGCAACGTGGCGCGCATGGCGGCCCTGCTGGCCGGCTTGCCCGACAGCGTGCCGGGCGCCACCCTGAACCGTTTGTGCGGCTCGGGCCTGGACGCCATCGGCAGCGCCGCGCGTTTCATCAAGAGCGGCGAGGCGGGCTTGCTGATCGCCGGCGGCGTGGAAAGCATGAGCCGCGCACCGTTTGTCATGGGCAAGGCGGACAGCGCCTTTGCGCGCGGCATGAAAATGGAAGACACGACCATCGGCTGGCGCTTCATCAACCCCTTGATGAAGGCGCAGTATGGCGTCGATTCGATGCCGGAAACGGCGGAAAACGTGGCCAGCGATTTTGGCATCAGCCGCGCGGACCAGGATGCGTTCGCGCTGGCCAGCCAGGTCAAGGCCCTGGCGGCGCAGCAGGCGGGCGTGTTCGACAGCGAAATTTGCCCCGTCAGCATCGCACAAAAGAAGGGCGAGCCCATCGTCGTCTCCCGCGACGAGCATCCGCGCGCCACCACGCTGGACACCCTGGCCAAGTTGAAACCCGTCGTGCGCGCCGATGGCACGATCACGGCCGGCAACGCGTCCGGCGTCAACGATGGCGCGGCGGCGCTGCTGTTGGCCGACGAGGCGAACGCGGTCCGCTTTGGCCTGACGCCGCGCGCCCGCGTCGTGGCCATGGCGACGGCCGGCGTGGCGCCGCGCATCATGGGCATCGGCCCCGCGCCCGCCACCCTGAAAGTGCTGGCCATGACGGGTTTGAGCCTGGCCGACTTCGACGTCATCGAACTGAACGAAGCGTTTGCCGCACAAGGCCTGGCCGTGCTGCGCCAGCTGGGCTTGCAGGATGATGATGTCCGCGTCAACCCGAACGGCGGCGCCATCGCCCTCGGCCATCCGCTGGGCGCCTCGGGCGCGCGTCTGGCCATGACGGCCGTCAACCAGCTGCACCGCACGGGCGGGCGCTATGCGCTCTGTACCATGTGCATCGGCGTGGGGCAGGGCATCGCGCTGGTGCTGGAACGCGTCTAG
- a CDS encoding FecR family protein, which translates to MNSTRPDVAAEQAARWIVRLSADDPAERDTAQAGFAAWKAADPLHASAAAGMENLLRQLSAVREPAGGDHRPARAALAAIAPKRPRQRLRQLAAASAVAVLLLTGALLIGERPAYLLADLRSPTGQWSTHTLADGSRLTLAGGSAVNVRFNAGERHVELVRGDILVDVAKDAQRPFIVDSKQAAIRALGTRFSVRSEDGATILSMLESKVLAQVPHHPAVVVQAGQRTRITDNGVGPLTTIDATSVRDAWRARQLVVDDLPLAEVLDELARHRPGQLFYDRAQLAGIRVAAVLPLDDTDKALQLLIDNFPQLRMRMLTRYLVMVDAPAKK; encoded by the coding sequence ATGAATAGCACGCGCCCCGATGTGGCAGCCGAACAGGCCGCCCGCTGGATCGTGCGCCTGAGCGCCGACGACCCGGCCGAGCGCGACACCGCACAGGCCGGCTTCGCCGCGTGGAAGGCGGCCGACCCGCTGCACGCGAGCGCGGCCGCCGGCATGGAAAACCTGCTGCGCCAATTGAGCGCCGTGCGCGAGCCGGCTGGCGGCGACCATCGACCGGCGCGCGCCGCCCTGGCCGCCATCGCGCCAAAGCGTCCCCGCCAGCGTCTGCGCCAGCTGGCCGCCGCCAGCGCCGTGGCCGTGCTGCTGCTGACCGGTGCGCTGCTCATCGGCGAGCGCCCCGCCTACCTGCTGGCCGACCTGCGCAGCCCCACCGGGCAATGGTCCACGCATACCCTGGCCGATGGCAGCCGCCTCACCCTGGCCGGCGGCAGCGCCGTCAACGTGCGTTTCAATGCGGGCGAGCGGCATGTGGAGCTGGTGCGCGGCGACATCCTTGTCGACGTGGCCAAGGATGCGCAGCGCCCCTTCATCGTCGACAGCAAGCAGGCGGCGATCCGCGCGCTGGGTACGCGTTTTAGCGTGCGCAGCGAAGACGGTGCCACCATCCTGAGCATGCTGGAATCCAAGGTGCTGGCGCAGGTGCCGCACCATCCGGCCGTCGTGGTGCAGGCGGGCCAGCGCACGCGCATCACGGACAATGGCGTCGGACCGCTAACAACCATCGATGCGACCAGCGTGCGGGATGCCTGGCGCGCGCGCCAGCTGGTGGTCGACGACTTGCCGCTGGCCGAAGTGCTCGATGAGCTGGCGCGTCACCGCCCCGGCCAGCTGTTTTATGACCGCGCGCAGCTCGCGGGCATCCGCGTGGCCGCAGTGCTGCCGCTGGACGACACGGACAAGGCGCTGCAGCTACTCATCGACAATTTCCCGCAGTTGCGCATGCGCATGCTGACGCGCTACCTGGTGATGGTCGACGCTCCGGCCAAAAAATAA